A stretch of Dysidea avara chromosome 5, odDysAvar1.4, whole genome shotgun sequence DNA encodes these proteins:
- the LOC136255530 gene encoding uncharacterized protein isoform X3 produces the protein MDKEGLGEKLSEQNAMQDGSNTKEKYDELCIHLLKKWGDGSTGTGTGIRVTLRLPNGTKVRAVVDENCTAKEELL, from the exons ATGGACAAAGAGGGCTTGGGG GAAAAATTGAGTGAAcaaaatgcaatgcaagatggTTCCAATACTAAAGAG AAATATGATGAGCTATGTATACATCTGTTGAAAAAGTGGGGAGATGGTTCAACTGGCACTGGGACAGGGATCAGGGTAACGTTGAGGCTTCCCAATGGTACAAAAGTGAGAGCAGTAGTAGATGAAAATTGCACTGCCAAG GAAGAACTGCTTTAA
- the LOC136255530 gene encoding uncharacterized protein isoform X1, giving the protein MDKEGLGEKLSEQNAMQDGSNTKEKYDELCIHLLKKWGDGSTGTGTGIRVTLRLPNGTKVRAVVDENCTAKALYEIAFARSHLTQPFYIYTIKLLAPTTLISHLHIQGSLLAIEESKDAEDPLVILAQVFI; this is encoded by the exons ATGGACAAAGAGGGCTTGGGG GAAAAATTGAGTGAAcaaaatgcaatgcaagatggTTCCAATACTAAAGAG AAATATGATGAGCTATGTATACATCTGTTGAAAAAGTGGGGAGATGGTTCAACTGGCACTGGGACAGGGATCAGGGTAACGTTGAGGCTTCCCAATGGTACAAAAGTGAGAGCAGTAGTAGATGAAAATTGCACTGCCAAG GCTTTATATGAGATAGCATTTGCAAGAAGTCATTTGACACAGCCTTTCTATATTTATACCATAAAGTTACTAGCTCCTACAACTTTAATCAGTCATCTACACATTCAGGGATCCTTGCTAGCAATAGAAGAAAGCAAGGATGCTGAAGACCCACTAGTCATTCTAGCACAGGTGTTTATATGA